The following proteins are encoded in a genomic region of Flavobacteriales bacterium:
- a CDS encoding IS3 family transposase, producing LSGRNKMLFLKLKVEAIYPYCFKNRLDAKLSVFEYVETWYNKNRIGGLTINEFEKFNQLKHVT from the coding sequence AACTTTCTGGACGGAATAAAATGTTGTTTCTGAAATTAAAGGTAGAAGCCATTTATCCCTATTGTTTTAAAAATAGATTGGATGCTAAATTATCTGTTTTTGAATATGTTGAGACTTGGTACAACAAAAATAGAATAGGAGGATTAACGATAAATGAATTTGAAAAATTTAATCAACTAAAACATGTGACTTAA